The proteins below are encoded in one region of Leptolyngbyaceae cyanobacterium:
- a CDS encoding DnaJ domain-containing protein: MSNINQYYEILGLQLGAPEEQIKQAYRNLAKVWHPDRFANDTDLKREAEEKIKVINEAYQRLKAYHTEPDTPNSGGRIYTVNRSDPEIFYNRGVENAKAEKYQDAIEDFTAAIRLNPNYIEAYKYRGTICEKLGYHNRAKSDFRKALDIELEQRKAEVSPVPPETKERSQPKPPPAPSSPSSSPVIPTWKCLFTLTGHLGIVSAVTINQNGKILASGSFDKTIKFWNLQTGKLTYTLAAHLDAVCSLAFSRNGMVLASGSVDKIIKLWRLENNQLINILGNRLSGHSDKISTITFTPDGQMLASGSADKTIKLWQLNTGKVLYNLTAHSAPISSIAISPDGKIFASGGLEKPLRIRQIENGKLVRSIPVLGGFVSSVIFSPDGKIIAGATSTEIKLWQTDTGQEIRTFIGHFGVVNSIVISRDGKTLVSGSEDGTIKLWQVETGKEICTLNGHSGVVYSVAISPDGQTIASASHDRTIKIWRCT; the protein is encoded by the coding sequence ATGAGTAATATAAATCAGTATTACGAAATACTGGGGCTTCAACTGGGTGCTCCCGAAGAACAGATAAAGCAAGCTTATAGAAATTTAGCAAAAGTTTGGCATCCAGACCGTTTTGCTAATGATACCGATCTGAAAAGAGAAGCTGAGGAAAAAATCAAAGTAATTAACGAAGCTTACCAACGACTAAAAGCGTATCATACCGAGCCGGATACGCCCAATTCTGGAGGAAGGATTTATACAGTTAATCGCTCCGATCCGGAAATATTTTATAACCGGGGAGTGGAAAACGCTAAAGCAGAAAAATATCAGGATGCGATCGAAGATTTTACGGCAGCAATCCGGCTCAATCCCAATTATATTGAAGCATACAAATATCGAGGTACAATTTGTGAAAAGCTTGGATATCACAATAGGGCAAAATCAGATTTCCGGAAAGCATTAGACATCGAATTAGAGCAAAGAAAGGCAGAAGTTTCACCAGTACCGCCAGAAACAAAAGAGCGATCGCAACCAAAACCGCCTCCTGCACCATCATCTCCCAGTTCTTCACCAGTAATTCCAACTTGGAAATGCCTATTTACTCTGACCGGGCATTTAGGCATAGTTTCTGCCGTCACTATTAATCAAAATGGAAAAATCCTTGCTAGCGGTAGCTTTGACAAAACTATTAAGTTTTGGAATTTACAAACTGGAAAACTAACATATACTCTGGCAGCACATTTAGATGCAGTTTGTAGCCTCGCCTTCAGCCGCAACGGAATGGTTCTTGCTAGTGGTAGTGTTGACAAAATTATTAAGCTATGGCGGCTCGAAAATAACCAACTAATCAATATTCTTGGCAATCGTTTGTCTGGACACTCAGATAAAATTTCTACTATTACTTTTACTCCAGATGGGCAGATGCTGGCTAGCGGTAGCGCTGACAAAACCATTAAATTGTGGCAATTAAATACTGGAAAAGTACTATATAATCTTACAGCACATTCCGCACCAATTTCATCTATTGCGATTAGTCCAGATGGTAAAATATTTGCCAGTGGTGGTTTGGAAAAGCCATTACGAATTCGACAAATAGAAAACGGTAAACTAGTTCGTTCTATTCCTGTTTTAGGCGGATTTGTTTCATCTGTAATCTTCAGCCCAGATGGGAAAATCATCGCTGGCGCGACTTCTACCGAGATCAAACTTTGGCAGACAGATACCGGGCAAGAAATTCGGACTTTTATCGGGCATTTTGGCGTTGTTAATTCTATTGTTATTAGTAGAGATGGAAAAACTCTGGTCAGCGGTAGTGAAGATGGCACTATCAAGTTATGGCAAGTAGAAACTGGCAAAGAAATCTGCACCCTTAACGGACATTCAGGAGTAGTTTATTCTGTTGCTATCAGTCCGGACGGGCAGACTATTGCCAGCGCAAGTCATGACAGGACGATCAAGATTTGGCGGTGTACTTAA